From Corvus hawaiiensis isolate bCorHaw1 chromosome 13, bCorHaw1.pri.cur, whole genome shotgun sequence, one genomic window encodes:
- the LOC125332525 gene encoding mucin-1-like isoform X2, with amino-acid sequence MSRGVGPPDPLDTAALQPETMLCGVQGDVTHGTGAGGWSLGTRTAATQTSRTSLQQQPGSRDREGLRLGTAAAVMLSPTQWLGKRVPATSTQLFQTDGVPSPGSWHPLALGGLRGAGPGSRDTTQTSAVTSAGGLGQPAGTAEPQSPQRESEGTSRTWNEPAAGVSATSQVWLHPPSFPTAAPGPSAEVQVAPNQLVPLQGAAGGAQVPPDVPARTLMDAHSWSPSTAEQVVASALPTQGTLSSADPGTVWVPPALTPEELWGTAGTVLPGKAALLVDAALAQVPGNGSGLLDAVLASLPTSATAPGVHDQHVLASFLPPAESGGSAVTSGMQSDLPSPPAQPMSTEATPAQTGPPSPAGPAATGMSSTATGVIPELGQVFVMEESRHSKPRTASLGPTPTPSPGGPPGPTPASPASVPPPCSTNPALELGSEPGHHTATTSGTSPSFLPTSGAGHAASSLLSSQTLAVPTGVTLDAHIVSSGSITSQHSSTAMEHLPATIREAFSPAELVVKGKPGCTGTKPPASHPSSLPFPTQPVHVLPLQFRLLGIAYTPALGSRNSDGYRKLEGDVRLMLNQMLSSYETFLQANVLEFMNGSVVVRGEALFRGDAPAPTNSHLIRTVVTEASKGRSIFSWQLEPQSVQSGGFSLDNLDPEKLSISFAGSQLGMSRMDPLERLVSEVTSSISPLYHVRNFTISQLRNLDGNMQITGDLYLDTVVHADVTEVLEALTTLSALPLDLTSLSVEGSKLGLHVYPLSFLVTNRQFSQKLQDPLSVEHENLSRDLEDAVARALRDYPTFLKALIKEFMPGSLICHGNMIFHHPAPTSMEVLKTLVHSVGPNQALADSDIHVDPYSLSVGEDTLEPPSPQPGFPAYGVAIMVIGGLCIITAPIVLVCLGTKRLGWQNGRALWDRRDPEAGIQTLEMDNQGFWTEDPEDGHMQWQSTSA; translated from the exons ATGAGCCGAGGGGTTGGACCACCAGACCCCCTGGacactgctgccctgcagccagaaACAATGCTCTGTG GGGTCCAAGGAGATGTGACCCATGGGACAGGTGCTGGGGGATGGAGCCTGGGGACACGGACTGCGGCCACACAGACATCTCGgacctccctgcagcagcagcctggctctaGGGACAGGGAAGGGCTCAGGTTGGGCACAGCAGCGGCTGTGATGCTGTCCCCCACACAGTGGCTTGGCAAAAGGGTGCCTGCTACCTCAACTCAGCTCTTCCAGACTGACGGTGTCCCCAGTCCTGGCTCCTGGCATCCCCTTGCTCTGGGAGGCCTCCGTGGAGCAGGACCAGGCTCTCGTGACACCACGCAGACGTCAGCAGTGACTTCAGCTGGTGGCCTGGGGCAGCCAGcgggcacagcagagccccagagcCCGCAGAGGGAGTCTGAGGGCACCTCCAGAACTTGGAATGAGCCAGCTGCTGGGGTCTCTGCCACCTCCCAGGTATGGCTGcaccctccttccttccccacagctgcccctgGCCCCTCTGCAGAGGTGCAGGTGGCACCCAACCAGCTGGTGCCGCTCcaaggggctgctgggggggctcaggTCCCACCCGATGTCCCAGCACGGACACTGATGGATGCTCACTCCTggagccccagcacagcagagcaggtggTGGCCTCTGCTCTGCCAACGCAAGGGACACTCAGCTCGGCCGACCCTGGCACAGTGTGGGTGCCCCCTGCCCTGACACCTGAGGAGCTCTGGGGCACTGCCGGCACCGTCCTGCCTGGGAAAGCGGCCCTGTTGGTGGACGCTGCGTTGGCCCAGGTTCCAGGAAACGGGTCTGGACTCCTGGATGCAGTCCTGGCATCACTTCCTACCAGTGCCACGGCTCCTGGTGTCCACGATCAGCACGTGCtggcttccttccttcccccagcGGAGTCTGGGGGTTCTGCTGTCACCTCGGGGATGCAGagtgacctgccttctccccCGGCACAGCCGATGTCCACCGAAGCCACCCCAGCTCAGACCGGGCCTCCCAGCCCTGCGGGTCCCGCCGCGACAGGGATGAGCTCCACAGCCACTGGTGTCATCCCAGAGCTTGGGCAGGTGTTTGTGATGGAAGAATCCAGGCACAGCAAGCCCAGGACAGCATCACTGGGACCCACTCCCACTCCCTCTCCAGGAGGACCTCCAGGGCCcacccctgccagcccagcctctgTGCCTCCCCCCTGCTCCACAAACCCGGCTCTGGAGCTTGGCTCTGAGCCTGGGCACCACACTGCCACCACCAGCGGGACATCTCCATCCTTCCTGCCGACTTCTGGAGCTGGGCATgcagccagctccctgctcagctcccagACCCTGGCTGTGCCCACAGGAGTGACCCTCGATGCCCACATCGTGTCCAGTGGCTCCATCACTTCCCAGCACTCCTCCACAGCCATGGAGCATCTCCCTGCCACCATCAGAGAGGCCTTCAGCCCAGCTGAGCTGGTGGTGAAGGGCAAACCTGGCTGCACAGGGACGAAACCCCCTGCATCCCACCCCTCCAGCCTCCCCTTTCCCACACAGCCTGTGCATGTGCTGCCCTTGCAGTTCCGGCTGCTGGGCATCGCTTACACCCCGGCTCTGGGCAGCAGGAATTCGGATGGCTACCGGAAACTGGAGGGAGACGTGAGACTGATG ctAAACCAGATGCTGTCCAGCTACGAGACCTTCCTGCAGGCAAATGTCCTTGAGTTCAT gAATGGCTCAGTGGTGGTGCGAGGGGAGGCTCTATTCCGgggggatgctcctgctcccaccaaCTCCCACCTCATCCGGACAGTAGTCACAGAGGCAAGCAAGGGAAGGAGCATcttcagctggcagctggagcCCCAGTCTGTCCAGTCCGGTG GCTTCAGCCTGGACAACCTGGACCCGGAGAAGCTGTCCATCTCCTTTGCTGGCTCCCAGCTTGGGATGAGCAGGATGGATCCTCTGGAGAGGCTGGTCAGTGAG GTAACTTCATCTATCAGTCCCCTCTACCACGTGAGGAACTTCACCATCTCCCAGCTCAG GAACCTCGATGGGAACATGCAGATCACTGGAGACCTCTACCTAGACACGGTTGTCCATGCTGATGTTACAGAGGTTCTGGAAGCCCTGACTACACTGTCAGCCCTCCCCCTGGACCTGACGTCCCTCTCGGTGGAGG GGTCCAAGCTTGGTCTGCACGTGTACCCCCTCTCCTTCCTCGTCACCAACAGACAGTTCAGTCAGAAGCTTCAGGATCCGCTCTCTGTAGAGCACGAGAATCTCTCCAGGGACCTTGAGGATGCG GTGGCGAGAGCCCTGAGGGATTACCCAACCTTCTTGAAAGCGTTGATAAAAGAATTCAT GCCTGGCTCCTTGATCTGCCATGGGAACATGATATTCCATCACCCTGCTCCAACCAGCATGGAAGTTTTGAAGACACTTGTGCACTCGGTTGGGCCAAACCAGGCTTTGGCTGACTCTGACATCCATGTGGATCCATACTCTCTTTCTGTGGGAG agGACACCCTGGAGCCTCCCTCGCCCCAGCCGGGCTTCCCAGCCTATGGAGTGGCCATCATGGTCATAGGTGGCCTCTGCATCATCACTGCGCCCATCGTGCTCGTG TGCCTGGGGACCAagaggctgggctggcagaaTGGAAGAGCCCTTTGGGACAGAAGAGACCCTGAAGCAGGGATCCAGACCCTGGAAATGGATAACCAGGGGTTCTGGACAGAG GACCCTGAGGATGGTCACATGCAGTGGCAAAGCACTTCTGCCTGA
- the LOC125332525 gene encoding protein capicua homolog isoform X1, with product MSRGVGPPDPLDTAALQPETMLCGEREGAVGTALCPAARVAVPASRLWCRAFLVLAVCVCATAVPYGLGTLAAVTWSPLGSSAPQQGMGDSLVTACGDLLTSGCFPGVQGDVTHGTGAGGWSLGTRTAATQTSRTSLQQQPGSRDREGLRLGTAAAVMLSPTQWLGKRVPATSTQLFQTDGVPSPGSWHPLALGGLRGAGPGSRDTTQTSAVTSAGGLGQPAGTAEPQSPQRESEGTSRTWNEPAAGVSATSQVWLHPPSFPTAAPGPSAEVQVAPNQLVPLQGAAGGAQVPPDVPARTLMDAHSWSPSTAEQVVASALPTQGTLSSADPGTVWVPPALTPEELWGTAGTVLPGKAALLVDAALAQVPGNGSGLLDAVLASLPTSATAPGVHDQHVLASFLPPAESGGSAVTSGMQSDLPSPPAQPMSTEATPAQTGPPSPAGPAATGMSSTATGVIPELGQVFVMEESRHSKPRTASLGPTPTPSPGGPPGPTPASPASVPPPCSTNPALELGSEPGHHTATTSGTSPSFLPTSGAGHAASSLLSSQTLAVPTGVTLDAHIVSSGSITSQHSSTAMEHLPATIREAFSPAELVVKGKPGCTGTKPPASHPSSLPFPTQPVHVLPLQFRLLGIAYTPALGSRNSDGYRKLEGDVRLMLNQMLSSYETFLQANVLEFMNGSVVVRGEALFRGDAPAPTNSHLIRTVVTEASKGRSIFSWQLEPQSVQSGGFSLDNLDPEKLSISFAGSQLGMSRMDPLERLVSEVTSSISPLYHVRNFTISQLRNLDGNMQITGDLYLDTVVHADVTEVLEALTTLSALPLDLTSLSVEGSKLGLHVYPLSFLVTNRQFSQKLQDPLSVEHENLSRDLEDAVARALRDYPTFLKALIKEFMPGSLICHGNMIFHHPAPTSMEVLKTLVHSVGPNQALADSDIHVDPYSLSVGEDTLEPPSPQPGFPAYGVAIMVIGGLCIITAPIVLVCLGTKRLGWQNGRALWDRRDPEAGIQTLEMDNQGFWTEDPEDGHMQWQSTSA from the exons ATGAGCCGAGGGGTTGGACCACCAGACCCCCTGGacactgctgccctgcagccagaaACAATGCTCTGTGGTgagagggaaggggctgtgggcacagctctgtgccctgctgcccgTGTGGCTGTCCCTGCCAGCAGGCTGTGGTGCAGAGCCTTCCTGGTGCTggccgtgtgtgtgtgtgctacTGCTGTCCCCTACGGCCTGGGCACCCTGGCTGCTGTCACCTGGAGTCCCCTGGGCTCATCAGCCCCCCAGCAAGGGATGGGTGACAGTCTGGTGACAGCATGTGGGGACCTCCTCACCTCAGGTTGCTTCCCAGGGGTCCAAGGAGATGTGACCCATGGGACAGGTGCTGGGGGATGGAGCCTGGGGACACGGACTGCGGCCACACAGACATCTCGgacctccctgcagcagcagcctggctctaGGGACAGGGAAGGGCTCAGGTTGGGCACAGCAGCGGCTGTGATGCTGTCCCCCACACAGTGGCTTGGCAAAAGGGTGCCTGCTACCTCAACTCAGCTCTTCCAGACTGACGGTGTCCCCAGTCCTGGCTCCTGGCATCCCCTTGCTCTGGGAGGCCTCCGTGGAGCAGGACCAGGCTCTCGTGACACCACGCAGACGTCAGCAGTGACTTCAGCTGGTGGCCTGGGGCAGCCAGcgggcacagcagagccccagagcCCGCAGAGGGAGTCTGAGGGCACCTCCAGAACTTGGAATGAGCCAGCTGCTGGGGTCTCTGCCACCTCCCAGGTATGGCTGcaccctccttccttccccacagctgcccctgGCCCCTCTGCAGAGGTGCAGGTGGCACCCAACCAGCTGGTGCCGCTCcaaggggctgctgggggggctcaggTCCCACCCGATGTCCCAGCACGGACACTGATGGATGCTCACTCCTggagccccagcacagcagagcaggtggTGGCCTCTGCTCTGCCAACGCAAGGGACACTCAGCTCGGCCGACCCTGGCACAGTGTGGGTGCCCCCTGCCCTGACACCTGAGGAGCTCTGGGGCACTGCCGGCACCGTCCTGCCTGGGAAAGCGGCCCTGTTGGTGGACGCTGCGTTGGCCCAGGTTCCAGGAAACGGGTCTGGACTCCTGGATGCAGTCCTGGCATCACTTCCTACCAGTGCCACGGCTCCTGGTGTCCACGATCAGCACGTGCtggcttccttccttcccccagcGGAGTCTGGGGGTTCTGCTGTCACCTCGGGGATGCAGagtgacctgccttctccccCGGCACAGCCGATGTCCACCGAAGCCACCCCAGCTCAGACCGGGCCTCCCAGCCCTGCGGGTCCCGCCGCGACAGGGATGAGCTCCACAGCCACTGGTGTCATCCCAGAGCTTGGGCAGGTGTTTGTGATGGAAGAATCCAGGCACAGCAAGCCCAGGACAGCATCACTGGGACCCACTCCCACTCCCTCTCCAGGAGGACCTCCAGGGCCcacccctgccagcccagcctctgTGCCTCCCCCCTGCTCCACAAACCCGGCTCTGGAGCTTGGCTCTGAGCCTGGGCACCACACTGCCACCACCAGCGGGACATCTCCATCCTTCCTGCCGACTTCTGGAGCTGGGCATgcagccagctccctgctcagctcccagACCCTGGCTGTGCCCACAGGAGTGACCCTCGATGCCCACATCGTGTCCAGTGGCTCCATCACTTCCCAGCACTCCTCCACAGCCATGGAGCATCTCCCTGCCACCATCAGAGAGGCCTTCAGCCCAGCTGAGCTGGTGGTGAAGGGCAAACCTGGCTGCACAGGGACGAAACCCCCTGCATCCCACCCCTCCAGCCTCCCCTTTCCCACACAGCCTGTGCATGTGCTGCCCTTGCAGTTCCGGCTGCTGGGCATCGCTTACACCCCGGCTCTGGGCAGCAGGAATTCGGATGGCTACCGGAAACTGGAGGGAGACGTGAGACTGATG ctAAACCAGATGCTGTCCAGCTACGAGACCTTCCTGCAGGCAAATGTCCTTGAGTTCAT gAATGGCTCAGTGGTGGTGCGAGGGGAGGCTCTATTCCGgggggatgctcctgctcccaccaaCTCCCACCTCATCCGGACAGTAGTCACAGAGGCAAGCAAGGGAAGGAGCATcttcagctggcagctggagcCCCAGTCTGTCCAGTCCGGTG GCTTCAGCCTGGACAACCTGGACCCGGAGAAGCTGTCCATCTCCTTTGCTGGCTCCCAGCTTGGGATGAGCAGGATGGATCCTCTGGAGAGGCTGGTCAGTGAG GTAACTTCATCTATCAGTCCCCTCTACCACGTGAGGAACTTCACCATCTCCCAGCTCAG GAACCTCGATGGGAACATGCAGATCACTGGAGACCTCTACCTAGACACGGTTGTCCATGCTGATGTTACAGAGGTTCTGGAAGCCCTGACTACACTGTCAGCCCTCCCCCTGGACCTGACGTCCCTCTCGGTGGAGG GGTCCAAGCTTGGTCTGCACGTGTACCCCCTCTCCTTCCTCGTCACCAACAGACAGTTCAGTCAGAAGCTTCAGGATCCGCTCTCTGTAGAGCACGAGAATCTCTCCAGGGACCTTGAGGATGCG GTGGCGAGAGCCCTGAGGGATTACCCAACCTTCTTGAAAGCGTTGATAAAAGAATTCAT GCCTGGCTCCTTGATCTGCCATGGGAACATGATATTCCATCACCCTGCTCCAACCAGCATGGAAGTTTTGAAGACACTTGTGCACTCGGTTGGGCCAAACCAGGCTTTGGCTGACTCTGACATCCATGTGGATCCATACTCTCTTTCTGTGGGAG agGACACCCTGGAGCCTCCCTCGCCCCAGCCGGGCTTCCCAGCCTATGGAGTGGCCATCATGGTCATAGGTGGCCTCTGCATCATCACTGCGCCCATCGTGCTCGTG TGCCTGGGGACCAagaggctgggctggcagaaTGGAAGAGCCCTTTGGGACAGAAGAGACCCTGAAGCAGGGATCCAGACCCTGGAAATGGATAACCAGGGGTTCTGGACAGAG GACCCTGAGGATGGTCACATGCAGTGGCAAAGCACTTCTGCCTGA